The Glycine max cultivar Williams 82 chromosome 17, Glycine_max_v4.0, whole genome shotgun sequence genome contains the following window.
TGCAGTCTTCTGGAGGATAGTACCTCGAAACTTTCCTCCGCCTAGGTAAGTAATAATTCGACAAAACTTATATACAATTCTATAGGCATTTTTGGTGATGTTCTTCCATCAGAATTGAAGTTTCACTCCAGAATCCATGTTGACATTTAATGAAAACCTTTACTACATGGACTACTACTGAAAtgaaactctaattttgatcggagaacaacacaaaaaataactATGGGATTGTATCTAATTTTTGTCATAAGTAATTTAACAACATATATAGAATGTGTAAGACAAATGAACCACACGCATGTTATTACCATTTACCACCTAGGTAAGTATGGGAAATTTGactgtatatatgtatgtggatgtttgtttgatgtttaattaattattttctttgtagGTGGGAATTTGGAGGAACAGCTCTTGATCGCTcaaagggaaacaaaagaaacTGGCAAGTTTGGTGGAACTGTGATAAACCATAGACAATTTTACATGAACATTGTATATTTTGGGGTATTTGAAATAATGGAGGGTTTTCTTTGTTAGGATCCTTGTATGGGAAGATGGTTTCTGCGATTTTAATGAATGTGAACAAGGGAGGAATGGATGCTTGAACTACAAGTTTGGAGCTGATGTATTCTTCAAAATGTCTCATGAAGTTTATAGTTATGGAGAAGGGTGAGAATGACATTGCTCCCTTTTTACATTTTTGGCCACatttaagaaaagaaagctTATTACCTTTTCctgaaaagaaaaagtgtagTGTATTCTTATTTGATATCTATATTCTGCAGACTAATGGGGAAAGTGGCCGCAGATAATAATCATAAATGGGTTTACAGTGACACTCAAAATGGGTGTGAATCTAGCTACATTGGTGCATGGAATGCTTCAATGGATCATGTAAGGGAAGTAGCTAACAAtaagtgcaaaaaaaaaaacacttggtttatatttttagttttataactTGACATTTAATCTTGACAGCAACCAAAGACATGGGAGTTTCAGTTAAATTCAGGTATTCAGGTTAGTAAATTCATTCAGAAGGGGTTCAGAAACCCGTGTTAATGGCAGAgtttacatcaatttttttttatcaaatttgatcTAATTGATGTTATCAAATTGTCATTCATTTTGATAGACCATTGCTGTCATTGCTGTCAGAGAAGGCTTAGTACAACTTGGTTCATTTAACAAGGTCTTGGtctcttttatttctatccTTCCAAATATTATTTCTACATTTTGTTCAAAATCCCAATTTACTAATAATTAAAGGGTTTTTGAGATATAAGGTGAGTTGAATGGTTAAGAGAGAATGAAAGAGGGGAAAGGACGTGGATTCGATCCCTTctactaacaaaaactaacatttgccgattaaaaaaactattaattaaagggttcttcttcttcttcagattGCTGAAGATCTCAATTTTGTGGTTAGCATTCAAAGGAAGTTCAGCTACCTCCACAGCATACCAGGTGTATTTTCCATTCAAAGACCACACCTACCCATTCAACATCCATGCATTGCCAAACCAAACCTACAAATGATGGAAAGCAATGAAATGACCCTATCTGCCTATAATGCAACAAATCAAGTCACAAGAGTCAATGGAGTGCATGAGGAAAAATCCAGCTTCTTTTCCATGATATCCATCAACTTGGGTAGGAATCCACCACCCCAAAatggaacaacaacaacacaaggGTCACCTCTTTGGTCAGCTCCACCTTCCTTGCCCAACATGTCTTGTAGTTTTGGTGCTATGCTATCAAAGCTTCCATATGTTACTCCTTCCAATAATCCCCCTCAAGTTCTTGAAACCAATAAGACCAACCACAAAGTGAAGATTGAGGAGTGCAGATTTCATGGTGCTGCTAATGGAGATCAGAACAAAAATGCAGGGTGGAATCCTTGATAAATAAGAGAGAACCGCTAGCAACACACTCTTTTAAACACATACTTCATTGTTAACTTTAttggaaattacaaaattttgtggGTTTGGCTTCTTATTTACTGAGTCGCACTCATAATTTTGcagtttttaatgaattttaacagATGATAATAAGTGTGTTAGAAAGAATGTGTCAAAAGGTGTGGTGAATCATCAATGCAATCTTGATTTGAGAATGACTATGATCATCCCTTAGTTTTAGTTAGCTTGTaataatttggtgtttttgaagAGAGTTGGTTATATTTCTCTACCAGCACAAGGCCACCACACGGGGTATATAGGTGGAATGTTTATGGTCtactattttctcttttgtgaattaatgctaaataaatataaatgcaGTGAAGATATAATCTGCTGCTACTTCATTTCATTTGTGCACTACATCTCACCTTTTTTTGTCGTGTGAAGAGATGTTGATGTTGTCTTAACACCCCGCGACCAAGTTGTTGGCTGGATAATATTTTTGCCTCTTGATGATTGCAAAATGGTAACAGCTATGCAATAATTgagaattaaaagaagaaaaaa
Protein-coding sequences here:
- the LOC100807289 gene encoding uncharacterized protein; this translates as MQVGTIGNIVSISGPFLTKLSAPYPLLLPLFWTMESGVPFLDCLLQNTLRSICSFPTSSTSSKWVYAVFWRIVPRNFPPPRWEFGGTALDRSKGNKRNWILVWEDGFCDFNECEQGRNGCLNYKFGADVFFKMSHEVYSYGEGLMGKVAADNNHKWVYSDTQNGCESSYIGAWNASMDHQPKTWEFQLNSGIQTIAVIAVREGLVQLGSFNKIAEDLNFVVSIQRKFSYLHSIPGVFSIQRPHLPIQHPCIAKPNLQMMESNEMTLSAYNATNQVTRVNGVHEEKSSFFSMISINLGRNPPPQNGTTTTQGSPLWSAPPSLPNMSCSFGAMLSKLPYVTPSNNPPQVLETNKTNHKVKIEECRFHGAANGDQNKNAGWNP